One Misgurnus anguillicaudatus chromosome 22, ASM2758022v2, whole genome shotgun sequence DNA segment encodes these proteins:
- the gpsm1b gene encoding G-protein-signaling modulator 1b isoform X4 yields MAQSLGCMDSDLASKRLHSRMEASCLELALEGERLCKAGDFKGGTAFFEAAVQVGTEDLKTLSAIYSQLGNAYFYLKEYGKALEYHRHDLTLARTIGDRIGEGKASGNLGNTLKVLGRYDEAAVCCQRHLDISQEQGDKVGEARALYNIGNVFHAKGKQQLWGCSQDPGDLHPDVRDTLQRATAFYEMNLSLVKELGDRAAQGRAFGNLGNTHYLLGNFVDAIKFHRERLSIAKEFGDKAAERRAYSNLGNALIFLGQFNAATEYYRKTLQLSRQLKDQVMEAQACYSLGNTYTLLQEYERAIDYHLKHLIIAQELADRVGEGRACWSLGNAYVSLGNHRQALHYARKHLDISREIGDRNGELTARMNVEELMELVGVKDADLSPSDAEFTVQGARPKFMKKSSMDSVDLWKNGDAPDVDGAVKRSKNHQSESNRREYTDSQSSDERQWFDSPVDTDDITVHVTPPKLSRDHSDEDCFFDLLSKFQSSRMDDQRCNLDDRPNDTSLLTSPQTEELFDLIASTQSRRLDDQRVNVGNLPGLRITHNNLGHLCGDGDPQEPGDDFFNMLIKCQSSRIDDQRCSPPEGGPRAPTVPDEDFFSLIQRVQAKRMDEQRVHLPSDEDERDPTASDSG; encoded by the exons ATGGCTCAGTCATTAGGATGTATGGACTCTGATCTGGCCAGTAAGCGGCTCCACTCGAG aATGGAGGCGTCATGTTTGGAGTTGGCATTGGAGGGTGAGCGGTTGTGTAAAGCAGGGGATTTTAAGGGTGGTACAGCTTTCTTTGAAGCCGCTGTTCAGGTGGGAACAGAAGATTTAAAGACCCTCAGTGCCATTTACAGTCAGCTTGGAAACGCTTACTTCTACCTGAAAGAGTACGGCAAAGCTCTGGAGTATCATCGACATGACCTGACGCTCGCTCG AACGATAGGCGATCGCATCGGGGAGGGAAAAGCCAGCGGGAATCTGGGAAACACGTTGAAGGTTCTGGGCCGATATGATGAAGCGGCTGTTTGCTGTCAGAGACATCTGGACATTTCTCAAGAACAAGGAGACAAG GTGGGTGAGGCGCGGGCGCTGTATAACATTGGAAACGTCTTTCATGCCAAGGGTAAACAGCAGCTGTGGGGTTGTTCACAAGATCCAGGAGATCTTCATCCTGATGTTCGAGACACATTACAGCGAGCTACAGCCTTCTATGA AATGAATTTGTCTCTGGTTAAGGAGTTAGGAGACCGAGCTGCACAAGGACGAGCTTTTGGTAACCTTGGTAACACTCACTACCTGCTGGGTAATTTTGTTGATGCCATCAAGTTCCACAGAGAG CGTCTCTCCATCGCCAAAGAATTTGGAGACAAGGCAGCCGAGCGGCGAGCGTACAGTAACCTAGGCAACGCTCTCATTTTCCTTGGCCAGTTTAATGCAGCCACCGAGTATTACAG GAAAACTTTGCAGCTCTCTCGTCAGTTGAAGGATCAGGTGATGGAAGCTCAGGCGTGTTACAGTCTGGGAAACACGTACACATTACTGCAGGAGTATGAGCGAGCTATCGACTATCATCTTAAACATCTCATCATCGCTCAAGAGCTCGCCGACAG GGTTGGAGAGGGTCGGGCGTGTTGGAGTCTGGGTAATGCTTATGTTTCTTTAGGAAACCACCGTCAGGCTTTACACTACGCTAGAAAACATCTGGACATCTCCAGAGAG ATCGGGGACAGAAACGGAGAACTGACCGCCAGGATGAACGTGGAGGAGCTGATGGAGTTGGTTGGTGTAAAGGACGCTGATCTTTCTCCATCTGATGCTGAGTTTACAGTTCAGG GAGCCAGACCCAAATTCATGAAGAAGAGCAGCATGGACAGTGTTGATCTCTGGAAG AATGGAGATGCTCCAGATGTTGATGGTGCAGTGAAAAGGTCAAAGAATCATCAGTCTGAATCCAACAGAAGAGAATATACAGACAGCCAATCATCAGACGAGAGACAGTGGTTTGATTCACCTGTGGATACTGATGACATCACTGTTCATGTCACACCTCCA AAGCTGAGTCGAGATCATTCAGATGAGGATTGTTTCTTTGACCTGTTGAGTAAATTTCAGAGCAGTCGTATGGACGACCAGCGCTGTAATCTGGACGATCGTCCCAACG ACACGAGTCTTCTGACGTCTCCTCAGACTGAGGAACTCTTTGATTTGATCGCGAGTACTCAGAGTCGTCGTCTGGATGATCAGCGGGTGAACGTCGGTAATCTGCCTGGACTCAGAATCACACACAATAATCTGGGTCATCTGTGTGGAGACGGTGATCCTCAGGAGCCCGGTGATGACTTCTTCAATATGCTCATCAAATGTCAG TCGTCCAGGATAGATGACCAGCGCTGTTCTCCACCTGAAGGAGGTCCACGAGCTCCCACCGTCCCCGATGAAGATTTCTTCAGTCTCATCCAAAGAGTCCAAGCCAAGAGGATGGACGAACAGCGTGTACACTTGCCATCAGACGAGGACGAGAGAGACCCCACGGCCTCTGATTCGGGATAA
- the gpsm1b gene encoding G-protein-signaling modulator 1b isoform X2, whose amino-acid sequence MAQSLGCMDSDLASKRLHSRMEASCLELALEGERLCKAGDFKGGTAFFEAAVQVGTEDLKTLSAIYSQLGNAYFYLKEYGKALEYHRHDLTLARTIGDRIGEGKASGNLGNTLKVLGRYDEAAVCCQRHLDISQEQGDKVGEARALYNIGNVFHAKGKQQLWGCSQDPGDLHPDVRDTLQRATAFYEMNLSLVKELGDRAAQGRAFGNLGNTHYLLGNFVDAIKFHRERLSIAKEFGDKAAERRAYSNLGNALIFLGQFNAATEYYRKTLQLSRQLKDQVMEAQACYSLGNTYTLLQEYERAIDYHLKHLIIAQELADRVGEGRACWSLGNAYVSLGNHRQALHYARKHLDISREIGDRNGELTARMNVEELMELVGVKDADLSPSDAEFTVQGARPKFMKKSSMDSVDLWKNGDAPDVDGAVKRSKNHQSESNRREYTDSQSSDERQWFDSPVDTDDITVHVTPPKLSRDHSDEDCFFDLLSKFQSSRMDDQRCNLDDRPNGENTGAADTNSLNDVIDTSLLTSPQTEELFDLIASTQSRRLDDQRVNVGNLPGLRITHNNLGHLCGDGDPQEPGDDFFNMLIKCQSSRIDDQRCSPPEGGPRAPTVPDEDFFSLIQRVQAKRMDEQRVHLPSDEDERDPTASDSG is encoded by the exons ATGGCTCAGTCATTAGGATGTATGGACTCTGATCTGGCCAGTAAGCGGCTCCACTCGAG aATGGAGGCGTCATGTTTGGAGTTGGCATTGGAGGGTGAGCGGTTGTGTAAAGCAGGGGATTTTAAGGGTGGTACAGCTTTCTTTGAAGCCGCTGTTCAGGTGGGAACAGAAGATTTAAAGACCCTCAGTGCCATTTACAGTCAGCTTGGAAACGCTTACTTCTACCTGAAAGAGTACGGCAAAGCTCTGGAGTATCATCGACATGACCTGACGCTCGCTCG AACGATAGGCGATCGCATCGGGGAGGGAAAAGCCAGCGGGAATCTGGGAAACACGTTGAAGGTTCTGGGCCGATATGATGAAGCGGCTGTTTGCTGTCAGAGACATCTGGACATTTCTCAAGAACAAGGAGACAAG GTGGGTGAGGCGCGGGCGCTGTATAACATTGGAAACGTCTTTCATGCCAAGGGTAAACAGCAGCTGTGGGGTTGTTCACAAGATCCAGGAGATCTTCATCCTGATGTTCGAGACACATTACAGCGAGCTACAGCCTTCTATGA AATGAATTTGTCTCTGGTTAAGGAGTTAGGAGACCGAGCTGCACAAGGACGAGCTTTTGGTAACCTTGGTAACACTCACTACCTGCTGGGTAATTTTGTTGATGCCATCAAGTTCCACAGAGAG CGTCTCTCCATCGCCAAAGAATTTGGAGACAAGGCAGCCGAGCGGCGAGCGTACAGTAACCTAGGCAACGCTCTCATTTTCCTTGGCCAGTTTAATGCAGCCACCGAGTATTACAG GAAAACTTTGCAGCTCTCTCGTCAGTTGAAGGATCAGGTGATGGAAGCTCAGGCGTGTTACAGTCTGGGAAACACGTACACATTACTGCAGGAGTATGAGCGAGCTATCGACTATCATCTTAAACATCTCATCATCGCTCAAGAGCTCGCCGACAG GGTTGGAGAGGGTCGGGCGTGTTGGAGTCTGGGTAATGCTTATGTTTCTTTAGGAAACCACCGTCAGGCTTTACACTACGCTAGAAAACATCTGGACATCTCCAGAGAG ATCGGGGACAGAAACGGAGAACTGACCGCCAGGATGAACGTGGAGGAGCTGATGGAGTTGGTTGGTGTAAAGGACGCTGATCTTTCTCCATCTGATGCTGAGTTTACAGTTCAGG GAGCCAGACCCAAATTCATGAAGAAGAGCAGCATGGACAGTGTTGATCTCTGGAAG AATGGAGATGCTCCAGATGTTGATGGTGCAGTGAAAAGGTCAAAGAATCATCAGTCTGAATCCAACAGAAGAGAATATACAGACAGCCAATCATCAGACGAGAGACAGTGGTTTGATTCACCTGTGGATACTGATGACATCACTGTTCATGTCACACCTCCA AAGCTGAGTCGAGATCATTCAGATGAGGATTGTTTCTTTGACCTGTTGAGTAAATTTCAGAGCAGTCGTATGGACGACCAGCGCTGTAATCTGGACGATCGTCCCAACGGTGAGAACACAGGAGCTGCAGATACAAACTCTCTGAATGATGTCATCG ACACGAGTCTTCTGACGTCTCCTCAGACTGAGGAACTCTTTGATTTGATCGCGAGTACTCAGAGTCGTCGTCTGGATGATCAGCGGGTGAACGTCGGTAATCTGCCTGGACTCAGAATCACACACAATAATCTGGGTCATCTGTGTGGAGACGGTGATCCTCAGGAGCCCGGTGATGACTTCTTCAATATGCTCATCAAATGTCAG TCGTCCAGGATAGATGACCAGCGCTGTTCTCCACCTGAAGGAGGTCCACGAGCTCCCACCGTCCCCGATGAAGATTTCTTCAGTCTCATCCAAAGAGTCCAAGCCAAGAGGATGGACGAACAGCGTGTACACTTGCCATCAGACGAGGACGAGAGAGACCCCACGGCCTCTGATTCGGGATAA
- the gpsm1b gene encoding G-protein-signaling modulator 1b isoform X3 codes for MAQSLGCMDSDLASKRLHSRMEASCLELALEGERLCKAGDFKGGTAFFEAAVQVGTEDLKTLSAIYSQLGNAYFYLKEYGKALEYHRHDLTLARTIGDRIGEGKASGNLGNTLKVLGRYDEAAVCCQRHLDISQEQGDKVGEARALYNIGNVFHAKGKQQLWGCSQDPGDLHPDVRDTLQRATAFYEMNLSLVKELGDRAAQGRAFGNLGNTHYLLGNFVDAIKFHRERLSIAKEFGDKAAERRAYSNLGNALIFLGQFNAATEYYRKTLQLSRQLKDQVMEAQACYSLGNTYTLLQEYERAIDYHLKHLIIAQELADRVGEGRACWSLGNAYVSLGNHRQALHYARKHLDISREIGDRNGELTARMNVEELMELVGVKDADLSPSDAEFTVQGARPKFMKKSSMDSVDLWKNGDAPDVDGAVKRSKNHQSESNRREYTDSQSSDERQWFDSPVDTDDITVHVTPPQKLSRDHSDEDCFFDLLSKFQSSRMDDQRCNLDDRPNDTSLLTSPQTEELFDLIASTQSRRLDDQRVNVGNLPGLRITHNNLGHLCGDGDPQEPGDDFFNMLIKCQSSRIDDQRCSPPEGGPRAPTVPDEDFFSLIQRVQAKRMDEQRVHLPSDEDERDPTASDSG; via the exons ATGGCTCAGTCATTAGGATGTATGGACTCTGATCTGGCCAGTAAGCGGCTCCACTCGAG aATGGAGGCGTCATGTTTGGAGTTGGCATTGGAGGGTGAGCGGTTGTGTAAAGCAGGGGATTTTAAGGGTGGTACAGCTTTCTTTGAAGCCGCTGTTCAGGTGGGAACAGAAGATTTAAAGACCCTCAGTGCCATTTACAGTCAGCTTGGAAACGCTTACTTCTACCTGAAAGAGTACGGCAAAGCTCTGGAGTATCATCGACATGACCTGACGCTCGCTCG AACGATAGGCGATCGCATCGGGGAGGGAAAAGCCAGCGGGAATCTGGGAAACACGTTGAAGGTTCTGGGCCGATATGATGAAGCGGCTGTTTGCTGTCAGAGACATCTGGACATTTCTCAAGAACAAGGAGACAAG GTGGGTGAGGCGCGGGCGCTGTATAACATTGGAAACGTCTTTCATGCCAAGGGTAAACAGCAGCTGTGGGGTTGTTCACAAGATCCAGGAGATCTTCATCCTGATGTTCGAGACACATTACAGCGAGCTACAGCCTTCTATGA AATGAATTTGTCTCTGGTTAAGGAGTTAGGAGACCGAGCTGCACAAGGACGAGCTTTTGGTAACCTTGGTAACACTCACTACCTGCTGGGTAATTTTGTTGATGCCATCAAGTTCCACAGAGAG CGTCTCTCCATCGCCAAAGAATTTGGAGACAAGGCAGCCGAGCGGCGAGCGTACAGTAACCTAGGCAACGCTCTCATTTTCCTTGGCCAGTTTAATGCAGCCACCGAGTATTACAG GAAAACTTTGCAGCTCTCTCGTCAGTTGAAGGATCAGGTGATGGAAGCTCAGGCGTGTTACAGTCTGGGAAACACGTACACATTACTGCAGGAGTATGAGCGAGCTATCGACTATCATCTTAAACATCTCATCATCGCTCAAGAGCTCGCCGACAG GGTTGGAGAGGGTCGGGCGTGTTGGAGTCTGGGTAATGCTTATGTTTCTTTAGGAAACCACCGTCAGGCTTTACACTACGCTAGAAAACATCTGGACATCTCCAGAGAG ATCGGGGACAGAAACGGAGAACTGACCGCCAGGATGAACGTGGAGGAGCTGATGGAGTTGGTTGGTGTAAAGGACGCTGATCTTTCTCCATCTGATGCTGAGTTTACAGTTCAGG GAGCCAGACCCAAATTCATGAAGAAGAGCAGCATGGACAGTGTTGATCTCTGGAAG AATGGAGATGCTCCAGATGTTGATGGTGCAGTGAAAAGGTCAAAGAATCATCAGTCTGAATCCAACAGAAGAGAATATACAGACAGCCAATCATCAGACGAGAGACAGTGGTTTGATTCACCTGTGGATACTGATGACATCACTGTTCATGTCACACCTCCA CAGAAGCTGAGTCGAGATCATTCAGATGAGGATTGTTTCTTTGACCTGTTGAGTAAATTTCAGAGCAGTCGTATGGACGACCAGCGCTGTAATCTGGACGATCGTCCCAACG ACACGAGTCTTCTGACGTCTCCTCAGACTGAGGAACTCTTTGATTTGATCGCGAGTACTCAGAGTCGTCGTCTGGATGATCAGCGGGTGAACGTCGGTAATCTGCCTGGACTCAGAATCACACACAATAATCTGGGTCATCTGTGTGGAGACGGTGATCCTCAGGAGCCCGGTGATGACTTCTTCAATATGCTCATCAAATGTCAG TCGTCCAGGATAGATGACCAGCGCTGTTCTCCACCTGAAGGAGGTCCACGAGCTCCCACCGTCCCCGATGAAGATTTCTTCAGTCTCATCCAAAGAGTCCAAGCCAAGAGGATGGACGAACAGCGTGTACACTTGCCATCAGACGAGGACGAGAGAGACCCCACGGCCTCTGATTCGGGATAA
- the gpsm1b gene encoding G-protein-signaling modulator 1b isoform X1, with the protein MAQSLGCMDSDLASKRLHSRMEASCLELALEGERLCKAGDFKGGTAFFEAAVQVGTEDLKTLSAIYSQLGNAYFYLKEYGKALEYHRHDLTLARTIGDRIGEGKASGNLGNTLKVLGRYDEAAVCCQRHLDISQEQGDKVGEARALYNIGNVFHAKGKQQLWGCSQDPGDLHPDVRDTLQRATAFYEMNLSLVKELGDRAAQGRAFGNLGNTHYLLGNFVDAIKFHRERLSIAKEFGDKAAERRAYSNLGNALIFLGQFNAATEYYRKTLQLSRQLKDQVMEAQACYSLGNTYTLLQEYERAIDYHLKHLIIAQELADRVGEGRACWSLGNAYVSLGNHRQALHYARKHLDISREIGDRNGELTARMNVEELMELVGVKDADLSPSDAEFTVQGARPKFMKKSSMDSVDLWKNGDAPDVDGAVKRSKNHQSESNRREYTDSQSSDERQWFDSPVDTDDITVHVTPPQKLSRDHSDEDCFFDLLSKFQSSRMDDQRCNLDDRPNGENTGAADTNSLNDVIDTSLLTSPQTEELFDLIASTQSRRLDDQRVNVGNLPGLRITHNNLGHLCGDGDPQEPGDDFFNMLIKCQSSRIDDQRCSPPEGGPRAPTVPDEDFFSLIQRVQAKRMDEQRVHLPSDEDERDPTASDSG; encoded by the exons ATGGCTCAGTCATTAGGATGTATGGACTCTGATCTGGCCAGTAAGCGGCTCCACTCGAG aATGGAGGCGTCATGTTTGGAGTTGGCATTGGAGGGTGAGCGGTTGTGTAAAGCAGGGGATTTTAAGGGTGGTACAGCTTTCTTTGAAGCCGCTGTTCAGGTGGGAACAGAAGATTTAAAGACCCTCAGTGCCATTTACAGTCAGCTTGGAAACGCTTACTTCTACCTGAAAGAGTACGGCAAAGCTCTGGAGTATCATCGACATGACCTGACGCTCGCTCG AACGATAGGCGATCGCATCGGGGAGGGAAAAGCCAGCGGGAATCTGGGAAACACGTTGAAGGTTCTGGGCCGATATGATGAAGCGGCTGTTTGCTGTCAGAGACATCTGGACATTTCTCAAGAACAAGGAGACAAG GTGGGTGAGGCGCGGGCGCTGTATAACATTGGAAACGTCTTTCATGCCAAGGGTAAACAGCAGCTGTGGGGTTGTTCACAAGATCCAGGAGATCTTCATCCTGATGTTCGAGACACATTACAGCGAGCTACAGCCTTCTATGA AATGAATTTGTCTCTGGTTAAGGAGTTAGGAGACCGAGCTGCACAAGGACGAGCTTTTGGTAACCTTGGTAACACTCACTACCTGCTGGGTAATTTTGTTGATGCCATCAAGTTCCACAGAGAG CGTCTCTCCATCGCCAAAGAATTTGGAGACAAGGCAGCCGAGCGGCGAGCGTACAGTAACCTAGGCAACGCTCTCATTTTCCTTGGCCAGTTTAATGCAGCCACCGAGTATTACAG GAAAACTTTGCAGCTCTCTCGTCAGTTGAAGGATCAGGTGATGGAAGCTCAGGCGTGTTACAGTCTGGGAAACACGTACACATTACTGCAGGAGTATGAGCGAGCTATCGACTATCATCTTAAACATCTCATCATCGCTCAAGAGCTCGCCGACAG GGTTGGAGAGGGTCGGGCGTGTTGGAGTCTGGGTAATGCTTATGTTTCTTTAGGAAACCACCGTCAGGCTTTACACTACGCTAGAAAACATCTGGACATCTCCAGAGAG ATCGGGGACAGAAACGGAGAACTGACCGCCAGGATGAACGTGGAGGAGCTGATGGAGTTGGTTGGTGTAAAGGACGCTGATCTTTCTCCATCTGATGCTGAGTTTACAGTTCAGG GAGCCAGACCCAAATTCATGAAGAAGAGCAGCATGGACAGTGTTGATCTCTGGAAG AATGGAGATGCTCCAGATGTTGATGGTGCAGTGAAAAGGTCAAAGAATCATCAGTCTGAATCCAACAGAAGAGAATATACAGACAGCCAATCATCAGACGAGAGACAGTGGTTTGATTCACCTGTGGATACTGATGACATCACTGTTCATGTCACACCTCCA CAGAAGCTGAGTCGAGATCATTCAGATGAGGATTGTTTCTTTGACCTGTTGAGTAAATTTCAGAGCAGTCGTATGGACGACCAGCGCTGTAATCTGGACGATCGTCCCAACGGTGAGAACACAGGAGCTGCAGATACAAACTCTCTGAATGATGTCATCG ACACGAGTCTTCTGACGTCTCCTCAGACTGAGGAACTCTTTGATTTGATCGCGAGTACTCAGAGTCGTCGTCTGGATGATCAGCGGGTGAACGTCGGTAATCTGCCTGGACTCAGAATCACACACAATAATCTGGGTCATCTGTGTGGAGACGGTGATCCTCAGGAGCCCGGTGATGACTTCTTCAATATGCTCATCAAATGTCAG TCGTCCAGGATAGATGACCAGCGCTGTTCTCCACCTGAAGGAGGTCCACGAGCTCCCACCGTCCCCGATGAAGATTTCTTCAGTCTCATCCAAAGAGTCCAAGCCAAGAGGATGGACGAACAGCGTGTACACTTGCCATCAGACGAGGACGAGAGAGACCCCACGGCCTCTGATTCGGGATAA